The Rahnella aquatilis CIP 78.65 = ATCC 33071 genomic sequence TAGCCCGCAGGGCCCGCCCCAAGTACCACGACCTGAGTTTTAATTTCAGTACTCATCATGACCTCTTAATTTATGTCCGGCGGGTCTGACGTCATTTTGTATCGTAACGCCCATCATCCACCGGGTCGTTCTATCCGCCCGCAGTTTACAAAATTGTTAACAAATTTGAAACAACAAACGGCATCCGATTTGTGCTTTGCCCTGGAAAATCTCAAACAGCATGAAGAGATTATCAGAAAAAAGCCGGCCGATTGGCCGGCTTTTCGCTTACATCACCAGACGGCGAATGTCAGACAACACGTTGTTGATGATGGTGATGAAGCGTGCACCATCGGCACCGTCGATAACACGGTGGTCGAAGGAGAGCGACATTGGCATCATCAGACGCGGAGTGAACTCTTTGCCGTTCCAGACTGGCTCAATGGCAGACTTGGAGACGCCCAGGATAGCCACTTCCGGCGCATTAACGATTGGCGCGAAGTGGGTTGTCCCGATACCGCCGAGGCTGGAGATGGTGAAGCAACCGCCCTGCATTTCGCCGGCAGTCAGCTTACCGTCACGGGCTTTCTTGGAGATCGCCATCAGCTCACGGGACAACTCGGCGATGCCTTTCTTGTTCACGTCTTTGAAGACCGGAACAACCAGACCGTTTGGCGTATCTACCGCCACACCGATGTTGATGTATTTTTTCAGCGTCAGTTTCTGACCATCTTCGGACAGAGAACTGTTGAAGCGTGGCATCTGCTCAAGGGCAGCGGCAACGGCTTTCATGATGAAGACCACCGGCGTGAATTTCACGTCCAGTTTACGTTTCGCGGCTTCATCGTTCTGCTGTTTACGGAACGCTTCCAGCTCAGTGATATCAGTTTTGTCGAAGTGCGTAACGTGCGGGATCATCACCCAGTTACGGCTCAGGTTCGCACCAGAGATTTTCTGGATACGGCCCAGTTCGACTTCTTCAATCTCACCGAATTTGCTGAAGTCCACTTTCGGCCAAGGCAGCATGCCTGGCAGACCGCCGCCCGTTGCAGCAGCCGGTGCGGCTTCTGCACGTTTGACCGCGTCTTTCACGTAAGTCTGAACGTCTTCACGCAGGATACGACCTTTACGGCCCGTCCCTTTCACTTTCGCCAGGTTAACGCCGAACTCACGGGCCAGACGACGGATAACCGGCGTGGCGTGAACATAAGCATCGTTCTCAGCGAACTCGCCTTTGCTTTCTGCTTTGACAGCAGGGGCAGCCGCTTTTTGTTCCTGTTTCGCCGGGGCAGCCGCTTCTTCTTTCTTCGCCGCCGGAGCAGCAGGCGCAGCGCCTTCTACTTCGAAGACCATGATCAGAGAGCCGGTGCTGACTTTGTCGCCCGCAGCGATTTTGATTTCTTTCACGGTACCCGCGAACGGTGCCGGGACTTCCATTGAGGCTTTGTCGCCTTCAACGGTGATCAGTGACTGTTCTGCACTGATTTTGTCGCCAACTTTCACCATGATTTCAGTGACTTCTACTTCGTCGCCACCGATATCTGGCACGTTCACTTCTTTGCTGCCGGACTGAGCCGGAGCCGCAGGTGCCGCATCTGATTTGGTTTCTGCAGCAGCGGCAGGTGCGGCTGCACCAGAACCAGCCACTTCGAAGACCATGATCAGAGAACCGGTGCTGACTTTGTCGCCCGCAGCGATTTTGATTTCTTTTACTTTGCCCGCGAACGGTGCAGGGACTTCCATAGAAGCTTTATCGCCTTCTACGGTGATCAGCGATTGTTCCGCTTCGACGGTGTCACCCACTTTCACCATGATTTCAGTGACTTCTACTTCGTCGCCACCGATATCTGGTACGTTCACTTCTTTGCTTTCGCTGGAAGCAGGTGCGGCAGCAGGCGCTTTCTCTTCTGCTTTGGCTTCCTGTTTCGCAGGTGCTGCATCAGCAGCACCATCAGCGGCGTCAAAGATCATGATCAGTTTGCCGGTTTCGACGGTATCGCCAACCGCAACTTTAATTTCTTTGACCACGCCAGCCTGTGGAGAAGGCACTTCCATAGAAGCTTTATCGCCTTCAACGGTGATCAGCGATTGTTCGACTTCAACTTTATCGCCCACCTTCACCATGATTTCGGTGACTTCCACTGCATCTGCACCGATGTCCGGTACGTTAATTTCAATAGCCATCTGTCTTTACCTCTTATGCCAGACGCGGGTTAACTTTTTCTGGATTGATATCGAATTTCTTAATGGCTTCAGCCACTACAGACGTTTCGATTTCGCCGCGTTTAGCCAATTCACCCAGCGCAGCAACCACAACGTAAGACGCATCCACTTCGAAGTGGTGACGCAGATTTTCGCGGCTGTCTGAACGACCGAAGCCATCTGTACCCAGAACGCGATAATCGCTGGCCGGAACGTAGGTACGAACCTGTTCAGCAAACAGTTTCATGTAGTCAGTAGACGCCACCGCTGGCGCATCGCTCATCACCTGGGCGATGTACGGAATGCGCGGGGTTTCAGTTGGGTGCAGCATATTCCAGCGCTCACAGTCCTGACCGTCGCGGGCCAGTTCAGTGAAGGAGGTCACGCTGTAAACGTCAGAACCTACACCGTAGTCTTTGGACAGGATCTCAGCCGCTTCACGTACGTGACGCAGAATAGAACCGGAGCCCAGCAACTGCACTTTACCTTTGCTGCCTTCCAGCGTATCTAACTTGTAGATACCCTTACGGATGCCTTCTTCCGCGCCTTCCGGCATGGCTGGCATGTGGTAGTTTTCGTTCAGCGTGGTGATGTAGTAATAAATGTTTTCCTGCGCTTCACCGTACATACGCACCAGACCATCATGCATGATGACAGCCACTTCGTAAGCGTAAGACGGATCGTAGGAAATACAGTTAGGGATAGTCAGAGACTGAATATGGCTGTGACCATCTTCATGCTGCAGACCTTCACCGTTCAGGGTAGTACGACCTGACGTACCGCCGATCAGGAAGCCACGCGCCTGTTGGTCACCCGCTGCCCAGCACAGGTCACCGATACGCTGGAAACCAAACATGGAGTAGTAGATGTAGAACGGGATCATTGGCAGATCGTTGGTGCTGTAAGACGTCGCTGCGGCCAGCCATGAAGACGCGGCACCCAGTTCGTTGATACCTTCCTGCAGGATCTGACCTTTCTCGTCTTCTTTATAGTAAGCAACCTGCTCACGGTCCTGCGGGGTATATTGCTGACCGTTCGGGCTGTAAATACCAATCTGACGGAACAGACCTTCCATACCGAATGTACGCGCTTCATCAGCGATGATCGGGACCAGACGGTCTTTAATGGAGTCGTTTTTCAGCATCACGTTCAGGGCACGGACGAAGGCGATGGTGGTAGAGATCTCTTTCTTCTGCTCTTCCAGCAGTTGTGAGAAGTCTTCCAGTTTCGGCATTTCCAGCTTCTGCGTGAAGTTTGGCAGACGGGTCGGCAGGTAGCCTTTCAGCGCAGCGCGACGTTCGTGCAGGTATTTGTATTCTGCAGAGTCTTTTTCCAGTGTGATGTACGGCAGTTTTTCCAGATTTTCATCGGTTACTGGCACGCTGAAACGATCACGGATATAGCGCACGCCATCCATGTTCATTTTCTTCACCTGATGAGCAATGTTTTTACCTTCGGCAGCGTCGCCCATGCCATAACCTTTAATGGTATGCGCAAGGATAACGGTCGGCTGGCCTTTAGTATTTTGTGCTTTGTTCAGTGCAGCGAAGACTTTCTTCGGATCATGGCCGCCACGGTTCAGCGCCCAGATTTCGTCGTCGGTCATGTCTTTGACCAGCGCCGCAGTTTCAGGGTATTTGCCGAAGAAGTGGTCACGAACGTATTTACCGTCGCGGGACTTGAAGGTCTGGTAGTCGCCATCCACGGTTTCGTTCATCAGCTGGATCAGTTTGCCGCTGGTGTCTTTACGCAGCAGTTCATCCCAGCGGTTGCCCCAGATCACTTTAATCACGTTCCAGCCAGCGCCTGCGAAGATGCCGTCGAGTTCGTTGATGATTTTACCGTTACCGGTTACCGGGCCATCAAGACGCTGTAAGTTACAGTTGATGATGAAGCACAGGTTGTCCAGTTTCTCACGGGTCGCGATGGTGATCGCGCCTTTGGATTCTGGTTCGTCCATTTCACCGTCGCCCAGGAATGCGTAAACGCGCTGTGCAGAGGTGTCTTTCAGACCACGGTGTTCCAGATATTTCAGGAACTTAGCCTGATAGATGGCACCGATCGGGCCCAATCCCATGGATACGGTCGGGAACTGCCAGAACTCAGGCATCAGTTTAGGGTGCGGATAAGAAGACAGACCTTTACCGTGAACTTCCTGACGGAAATTGTTCATCTGGTCTTCAGTCAGGCGGCCTTCAAGGAAAGCACGTGCGTACACGCCCGGGGAGATGTGGCCCTGGAAGTACACCAGATCGCCGCCGTCTTTTTCGTTGCGCGCACGGAAGAAGTGGTTGAAGCACACTT encodes the following:
- the aceF gene encoding pyruvate dehydrogenase complex dihydrolipoyllysine-residue acetyltransferase — protein: MAIEINVPDIGADAVEVTEIMVKVGDKVEVEQSLITVEGDKASMEVPSPQAGVVKEIKVAVGDTVETGKLIMIFDAADGAADAAPAKQEAKAEEKAPAAAPASSESKEVNVPDIGGDEVEVTEIMVKVGDTVEAEQSLITVEGDKASMEVPAPFAGKVKEIKIAAGDKVSTGSLIMVFEVAGSGAAAPAAAAETKSDAAPAAPAQSGSKEVNVPDIGGDEVEVTEIMVKVGDKISAEQSLITVEGDKASMEVPAPFAGTVKEIKIAAGDKVSTGSLIMVFEVEGAAPAAPAAKKEEAAAPAKQEQKAAAPAVKAESKGEFAENDAYVHATPVIRRLAREFGVNLAKVKGTGRKGRILREDVQTYVKDAVKRAEAAPAAATGGGLPGMLPWPKVDFSKFGEIEEVELGRIQKISGANLSRNWVMIPHVTHFDKTDITELEAFRKQQNDEAAKRKLDVKFTPVVFIMKAVAAALEQMPRFNSSLSEDGQKLTLKKYINIGVAVDTPNGLVVPVFKDVNKKGIAELSRELMAISKKARDGKLTAGEMQGGCFTISSLGGIGTTHFAPIVNAPEVAILGVSKSAIEPVWNGKEFTPRLMMPMSLSFDHRVIDGADGARFITIINNVLSDIRRLVM
- the aceE gene encoding pyruvate dehydrogenase (acetyl-transferring), homodimeric type, with the protein product MSERVNNDVDPIETRDWLQAIESVIREEGVERAQFLIDQVLSEARKGGVSVAAGAASRNYVNTIAVEDEPEYPGNLELERNIRTAIRWNAIMTVLRASKKDLELGGHMASFQSSATVYEVCFNHFFRARNEKDGGDLVYFQGHISPGVYARAFLEGRLTEDQMNNFRQEVHGKGLSSYPHPKLMPEFWQFPTVSMGLGPIGAIYQAKFLKYLEHRGLKDTSAQRVYAFLGDGEMDEPESKGAITIATREKLDNLCFIINCNLQRLDGPVTGNGKIINELDGIFAGAGWNVIKVIWGNRWDELLRKDTSGKLIQLMNETVDGDYQTFKSRDGKYVRDHFFGKYPETAALVKDMTDDEIWALNRGGHDPKKVFAALNKAQNTKGQPTVILAHTIKGYGMGDAAEGKNIAHQVKKMNMDGVRYIRDRFSVPVTDENLEKLPYITLEKDSAEYKYLHERRAALKGYLPTRLPNFTQKLEMPKLEDFSQLLEEQKKEISTTIAFVRALNVMLKNDSIKDRLVPIIADEARTFGMEGLFRQIGIYSPNGQQYTPQDREQVAYYKEDEKGQILQEGINELGAASSWLAAATSYSTNDLPMIPFYIYYSMFGFQRIGDLCWAAGDQQARGFLIGGTSGRTTLNGEGLQHEDGHSHIQSLTIPNCISYDPSYAYEVAVIMHDGLVRMYGEAQENIYYYITTLNENYHMPAMPEGAEEGIRKGIYKLDTLEGSKGKVQLLGSGSILRHVREAAEILSKDYGVGSDVYSVTSFTELARDGQDCERWNMLHPTETPRIPYIAQVMSDAPAVASTDYMKLFAEQVRTYVPASDYRVLGTDGFGRSDSRENLRHHFEVDASYVVVAALGELAKRGEIETSVVAEAIKKFDINPEKVNPRLA